One genomic segment of Nonomuraea coxensis DSM 45129 includes these proteins:
- the argF gene encoding ornithine carbamoyltransferase, giving the protein MSRRSQDPAPIRHFLKDDDLTPAEQAEVLDLAEAMKKDRFGYRPFEGPRSVAVLFDKPSARTRVSFHTGIGELGGLPLVVDNVAALMGRGEPAKDLARVLDRQVAAIVWRTGGQELIEEMAAHARVPVVNALTDSYHPCQILADLQTVREHLGRTAGLTLAYTGDGANNMAHSYLLGGATAGMHVRIAAPAGYLPDPAVLDRAAAVAAGTGGSVSVVDDPAAAAEGAHVLATDTWVSMGQSGKEERVAALMPYQVDTALVARAAPEAIVLHCLPAYRGYEITEDVLEGPRSVVWDQAENRLHAQKALLHWLVTRP; this is encoded by the coding sequence GTGAGCAGGCGAAGCCAGGACCCCGCGCCGATCCGGCACTTCCTCAAGGACGACGACCTCACGCCCGCCGAGCAGGCGGAGGTGCTCGACCTGGCCGAGGCCATGAAGAAGGACCGCTTCGGCTACCGCCCCTTCGAGGGCCCGCGCAGCGTCGCCGTCCTGTTCGACAAGCCCTCGGCCCGCACCCGCGTCTCCTTCCACACCGGCATCGGCGAGCTCGGCGGCCTGCCGCTCGTCGTGGACAACGTCGCCGCGCTCATGGGCCGCGGCGAGCCCGCCAAGGACCTCGCCCGCGTGCTCGACCGGCAGGTCGCCGCCATCGTCTGGCGCACCGGCGGCCAGGAGCTCATCGAGGAGATGGCCGCCCACGCCCGCGTCCCGGTCGTCAACGCCCTCACCGACTCCTACCACCCCTGCCAGATCCTCGCCGACCTGCAGACCGTGCGCGAGCACCTTGGCCGCACCGCCGGCCTGACGCTCGCCTACACCGGCGACGGCGCCAACAACATGGCCCACTCCTACCTGCTCGGCGGCGCCACCGCCGGCATGCACGTACGGATCGCGGCCCCCGCCGGCTACCTGCCCGACCCGGCCGTGCTCGACCGGGCCGCCGCCGTCGCCGCGGGCACCGGCGGCTCGGTGAGCGTCGTCGACGACCCGGCCGCCGCGGCCGAGGGCGCCCACGTGCTCGCCACCGACACCTGGGTGTCGATGGGCCAGAGCGGCAAGGAGGAGCGGGTGGCCGCGCTCATGCCGTACCAGGTGGACACCGCGCTGGTGGCGCGCGCCGCCCCCGAGGCGATCGTGCTGCACTGCCTGCCCGCCTACCGCGGCTACGAGATCACCGAGGACGTGCTCGAAGGCCCGCGCAGCGTCGTGTGGGACCAGGCCGAGAACCGCCTGCACGCCCAGAAGGCGCTGCTCCACTGGCTGGTGACCAGGCCGTGA
- the argH gene encoding argininosuccinate lyase has product MTVSEGKPMRLWGGRFESGPSDALARLSVSVHFDWRLVPYDLAASRAHARVLHRAGLLSDEELGRMIGALDDLDRACKEGEFRPTVADEDVHTALERGLLERLGSLGGKLRAGRSRNDQIATDLRLYLRDHVRMVVSRVVELETALMAQAEQHAETAAPGMTHLQHAQPVSFGHQLLAHVHAFARDVDRLTDWDKRAAVSPLGSGALAGSSLPLDPQAVAEELGFAAAAPNSMDAVADRDFAAEFLFDAAMIGVHLSRLGEEIVLWASQEFRWIEMDDAYSTGSSIMPQKKNPDVAELARGKSGRLIGNLMSLLTTLKGLPLTYNRDLQEDKEPVFDAVDTLLLVLPAMAGLVATMRVNTARMEASAPDGFALATDLAELLVRRGVPFREAHEAVGHLVVWCQVNDKDLGELGDDELLKVSPHLTPDVRDVLSVPGALAARKAHGGTAPDRVRDQLVALREAVDAQAAWAAQS; this is encoded by the coding sequence ATGACGGTGAGTGAAGGCAAGCCGATGCGGCTGTGGGGCGGACGCTTCGAGAGCGGCCCGTCCGACGCGCTGGCCCGGCTGTCGGTGAGCGTGCACTTCGACTGGCGGCTCGTGCCGTACGACCTGGCGGCGTCCAGGGCGCACGCGCGGGTGCTGCACAGGGCGGGGCTGCTGAGCGACGAGGAACTCGGGCGCATGATCGGCGCCCTCGACGACCTGGACCGCGCCTGCAAGGAGGGCGAGTTCCGGCCGACGGTGGCCGACGAGGACGTGCACACCGCGCTGGAGCGCGGCCTGCTGGAGCGGCTCGGCTCGCTCGGCGGCAAGCTCCGCGCCGGCCGCTCGCGCAACGACCAGATCGCCACCGACCTGCGTCTCTACCTCCGCGACCACGTCCGCATGGTCGTCTCCCGGGTGGTCGAGCTGGAGACGGCGCTCATGGCCCAGGCCGAGCAGCACGCCGAGACCGCCGCGCCCGGCATGACCCACCTGCAGCACGCGCAGCCGGTGTCGTTCGGCCACCAGCTCCTCGCGCACGTGCACGCCTTCGCCCGCGACGTCGACCGGCTCACCGACTGGGACAAACGCGCCGCCGTCTCCCCGCTCGGCTCCGGCGCGCTGGCCGGCTCGTCGCTGCCGCTCGACCCGCAGGCCGTGGCCGAGGAGCTGGGCTTCGCCGCCGCCGCGCCCAACTCGATGGACGCCGTCGCCGACCGCGACTTCGCCGCCGAGTTCCTGTTCGACGCGGCCATGATCGGCGTGCACCTGTCGCGGCTGGGCGAGGAGATCGTCCTGTGGGCCTCGCAGGAGTTCCGCTGGATCGAGATGGACGACGCCTACTCCACCGGCTCGTCGATCATGCCGCAGAAGAAGAACCCCGACGTGGCCGAGCTGGCCCGCGGCAAGTCCGGGCGGCTCATCGGCAACCTCATGTCGCTGCTGACCACGCTCAAGGGCCTGCCGCTGACCTACAACCGCGACCTGCAGGAGGACAAGGAGCCGGTGTTCGACGCCGTCGACACCCTGCTGCTGGTCCTGCCCGCCATGGCGGGGCTGGTCGCCACCATGCGGGTCAACACCGCCCGCATGGAGGCCTCGGCCCCCGACGGGTTCGCGCTCGCCACCGACCTGGCCGAGCTGCTGGTGCGGCGCGGCGTGCCGTTCCGGGAGGCGCACGAGGCCGTCGGCCACCTGGTCGTGTGGTGCCAGGTCAACGACAAGGACCTCGGCGAGCTCGGCGACGACGAGCTGCTCAAGGTCTCGCCGCACCTCACCCCCGACGTGCGCGACGTGCTCAGCGTGCCCGGCGCGCTCGCCGCCCGCAAGGCGCACGGCGGCACCGCCCCCGACCGCGTACGCGACCAGCTCGTCGCGCTGCGCGAGGCGGTCGACGCGCAGGCGGCATGGGCGGCGCAGAGCTGA
- the argC gene encoding N-acetyl-gamma-glutamyl-phosphate reductase, with translation MRAAIAGASGYAGGELLRLLLGHPEFEIGALTAASSAGDRLGAHQPHLPQLAGRVIEETTAATLAGHDVVFLALPHGHSAAVAARLAELGGDTVVVDCGADHRLADPAAWQEFYGGEHAGTWPYGLPELPGQRERLRGARRVAVPGCYPTSVLLALFPAFAAGLAGPDVVVVAASGTSGAGKAPKAHLLGSEVMGSVSAYGVGGVHRHTPEMEQGLSAVAGTPVRVSFTPTLAPMSRGILATCTAPAAPGLTREALRTAYEVALKDEPFVRLLPDGLWPATSMTYGANTAALQVTLDERAGRVIAVIAIDNLTKGTAGGAIQSVNLALGLPEELGLPLTGVAP, from the coding sequence ATGAGAGCGGCGATAGCGGGAGCCAGCGGCTACGCGGGCGGAGAGCTGCTGCGCCTCCTGCTCGGCCATCCCGAGTTCGAGATCGGCGCGCTCACCGCCGCCTCCAGCGCCGGCGACCGCCTCGGCGCCCACCAGCCCCACCTGCCGCAGCTCGCCGGCCGGGTCATCGAGGAGACCACCGCCGCCACGCTGGCCGGCCACGACGTCGTCTTCCTGGCCCTGCCGCACGGCCACTCTGCCGCCGTCGCCGCCCGGCTCGCGGAGCTCGGCGGCGACACCGTCGTCGTCGACTGCGGCGCCGACCACCGGCTCGCCGACCCCGCCGCCTGGCAGGAGTTCTACGGCGGCGAGCACGCGGGCACCTGGCCCTACGGCCTGCCCGAGCTGCCGGGACAGCGTGAGAGGCTGCGCGGCGCGCGGCGCGTCGCGGTGCCCGGCTGCTACCCGACCTCCGTCCTGCTCGCCCTCTTCCCCGCCTTCGCCGCCGGCCTGGCCGGGCCCGACGTGGTCGTCGTCGCCGCCAGCGGCACCAGTGGCGCGGGCAAGGCCCCGAAGGCACACCTGCTCGGCAGCGAGGTCATGGGCTCGGTCAGCGCCTACGGCGTGGGCGGCGTCCACCGCCACACCCCCGAGATGGAGCAGGGCCTGTCGGCCGTCGCAGGCACGCCGGTGCGCGTCTCCTTCACCCCGACGCTGGCCCCCATGAGCCGCGGCATCCTCGCCACCTGCACCGCCCCCGCCGCGCCCGGCCTCACCCGGGAGGCGTTGCGAACGGCGTACGAGGTGGCGCTCAAGGACGAGCCGTTCGTCCGCCTGCTGCCCGACGGCCTCTGGCCGGCCACCTCCATGACCTACGGCGCCAACACCGCCGCCCTTCAGGTGACGCTCGACGAGCGCGCCGGCCGCGTGATCGCCGTCATCGCCATCGACAACCTCACCAAGGGCACCGCCGGGGGCGCGATCCAGAGCGTCAACCTCGCCCTCGGCCTGCCGGAAGAGCTCGGCCTTCCCCTGACAGGAGTCGCACCTTGA
- a CDS encoding acetylornithine transaminase → MSLFERFEDAFMPNYGVPPIALARGEGSRVWDVEGREYLDFIAGIATSSLGHAHPALVEAVTRQVSTIAHTSNLFLHEPEVLLAERLRALLNAPARVFFANSGTEANEAAYKLALKYGRREGRTYFVAAENGFHGRTIGALSLTGKAAIREPFGPFPVDVRFVPYGDADALKEAVTGDCVAVFLEPTQGEAGVVPPPDGYFEAAREICDSTGALLVADEIQSAIGRTGHWFAHQADGVTPDILTLAKGLGGGLPIGACVGFGEIGGLFAKGDHGSTFGGNPVSCAAALAVLDNVDLAHVREVSARLRAGLEAVRHPLLKGVRGRGLWLGAVLREPRSAQLQQAAARAGFLVNALQPDAVRIAPPLVVTAEEVDAFVTAFPAIVEEAAK, encoded by the coding sequence ATGAGCCTGTTCGAGAGGTTCGAAGACGCCTTCATGCCCAACTACGGCGTACCCCCGATCGCGCTCGCGCGCGGCGAGGGCAGCCGGGTCTGGGACGTTGAGGGCAGGGAATACCTCGACTTCATCGCCGGCATCGCCACCAGCTCGCTCGGCCACGCCCACCCCGCCCTGGTCGAGGCCGTCACCCGGCAGGTCTCCACCATCGCGCACACCAGCAACCTGTTCCTGCACGAGCCCGAGGTGCTGCTCGCCGAGCGGCTGCGCGCCCTGCTCAACGCGCCCGCGCGGGTCTTCTTCGCCAACTCCGGCACCGAGGCCAACGAGGCCGCGTACAAGCTGGCGCTCAAGTACGGCCGCCGCGAGGGCCGCACCTACTTCGTCGCCGCCGAGAACGGCTTCCACGGCCGCACCATCGGCGCGCTGTCGCTGACCGGCAAGGCGGCCATCCGCGAGCCGTTCGGCCCGTTCCCCGTGGACGTGCGCTTCGTCCCCTACGGCGACGCCGACGCGCTCAAGGAGGCCGTGACCGGCGACTGCGTCGCGGTCTTCCTGGAGCCCACGCAGGGCGAGGCCGGCGTGGTCCCGCCCCCTGACGGCTACTTCGAGGCGGCCCGCGAGATCTGCGACTCCACCGGCGCGCTGCTGGTCGCCGACGAGATCCAGTCGGCCATCGGCCGCACCGGCCACTGGTTCGCCCACCAGGCCGACGGCGTCACCCCCGACATCCTCACCCTGGCCAAGGGGCTCGGCGGCGGCCTGCCGATCGGCGCCTGCGTCGGCTTCGGCGAGATCGGCGGGCTGTTCGCCAAGGGCGACCACGGCTCGACCTTCGGCGGCAACCCGGTCTCCTGCGCCGCCGCCCTCGCGGTGCTCGACAACGTCGACCTCGCCCACGTGCGCGAGGTCTCCGCCCGGCTGCGCGCCGGTCTGGAGGCGGTGCGCCACCCGCTGCTGAAGGGCGTGCGCGGGCGCGGCCTGTGGCTGGGCGCCGTGCTGCGCGAGCCCCGCTCGGCCCAGCTCCAGCAGGCCGCGGCGCGGGCCGGGTTCCTGGTCAACGCGCTCCAGCCGGACGCGGTGCGCATCGCGCCCCCGCTGGTGGTGACCGCAGAGGAGGTGGACGCCTTCGTGACGGCGTTCCCCGCGATCGTGGAAGAGGCGGCGAAGTGA
- a CDS encoding DNA-3-methyladenine glycosylase, with product MGGAELSPAPLPRSFFDRPSHEVAPDLLGRVLVHGPVAVRLTEVEAYGGPGEDPAAHTYRGRTPRNAVMFGPPGHLYVYFTYGMHFCANLVCLPEGSGSAVLLRAGEVLDGLDTARARRSSRGKPPPDRDLARGPARLAVALGLAREHNGLDAVLEGSPAGRPHQSATVLEGRPPAPGLVRSGPRTGISTAKEVPWRFWIDGDPTVSPYRAHVPRRRSAAATSVGEAPSS from the coding sequence ATGGGCGGCGCAGAGCTGAGCCCCGCGCCGCTGCCGCGGAGCTTCTTCGACCGGCCCTCCCACGAGGTCGCGCCCGACCTGCTCGGGCGCGTCCTCGTGCACGGGCCCGTCGCTGTGCGCCTCACCGAGGTCGAGGCGTACGGCGGCCCCGGCGAGGACCCGGCCGCGCACACCTACCGCGGCAGGACGCCACGCAACGCGGTCATGTTCGGCCCGCCCGGCCACCTCTACGTCTACTTCACCTACGGCATGCACTTCTGCGCCAACCTCGTCTGCCTGCCCGAGGGCTCCGGCTCGGCCGTGCTGCTGCGGGCCGGCGAGGTGCTCGACGGCCTGGACACCGCCCGCGCCCGCCGCTCCTCGCGCGGCAAGCCGCCGCCCGACCGCGACCTCGCCCGCGGCCCCGCGCGGCTCGCCGTCGCCCTCGGCCTGGCCCGCGAGCACAACGGCCTCGACGCCGTGCTGGAGGGCTCACCCGCCGGGCGCCCCCACCAGTCGGCCACCGTGCTCGAAGGCCGGCCGCCCGCCCCCGGCCTCGTCAGGTCCGGGCCGCGCACCGGCATCTCGACCGCCAAGGAGGTGCCGTGGCGGTTCTGGATCGACGGCGACCCGACCGTGTCCCCCTACCGGGCTCACGTGCCGCGCCGGCGCAGCGCCGCCGCCACCTCCGTCGGAGAGGCGCCCAGCTCGTGA
- the argJ gene encoding bifunctional glutamate N-acetyltransferase/amino-acid acetyltransferase ArgJ — MSVTAPLGFRAAGVAAGIKPGGARDLALVVNDGPSRAAAGVFTANRVKAAPVLWSQQVLAGGRLRAVVLNSGGANACTGTEGFQDTHATAEKVAAALEDSAGEVAVCSTGLIGERLPMDALLSGVETAAGQLSRDGGLAAADAIRTTDTVSKISFKRAAGYMVGGMAKGAGMLAPALATMLCVITTDADLTSEELDAVLRRATSRTFDRLDTDGCMSTNDTVLLLASGAAGVKPDLAEFEQKVHEVCADLARQLLVDAEGASKAIAIEVVGAASEADAVTVGRAVARSNLLKCAVHGEDPNWGRVLAAVGTTDAVFEPDRLNVAINGIWICRGGAVGDDRSKVDMRPRDVTITVDLSAGPHTATVHTTDLTADYVHENSAYSS; from the coding sequence TTGAGCGTCACTGCTCCACTCGGTTTCAGAGCGGCAGGCGTCGCCGCGGGCATCAAGCCCGGCGGCGCCCGCGACCTCGCCCTCGTCGTCAACGACGGGCCCAGCCGCGCCGCCGCGGGCGTCTTCACCGCCAACCGCGTGAAGGCCGCCCCCGTCCTGTGGTCGCAGCAGGTCCTCGCGGGCGGCCGGCTGCGTGCCGTGGTGCTCAACTCCGGCGGCGCCAACGCCTGCACCGGCACCGAGGGCTTCCAGGACACTCACGCCACCGCCGAGAAGGTCGCCGCGGCGCTGGAGGACTCCGCCGGCGAGGTCGCCGTCTGCTCCACCGGCCTCATCGGCGAGCGGCTGCCCATGGACGCGCTGCTGTCCGGCGTCGAGACCGCGGCGGGCCAGCTCTCCCGCGACGGCGGCCTGGCCGCGGCCGACGCCATCCGCACCACCGACACGGTCAGCAAGATCTCCTTCAAGCGGGCCGCCGGCTACATGGTGGGCGGCATGGCCAAGGGCGCGGGCATGCTCGCCCCCGCCCTCGCCACCATGCTCTGCGTGATCACCACCGACGCCGACCTCACCAGCGAGGAGCTCGACGCCGTGCTGCGCCGGGCCACCTCCCGCACCTTCGACCGGCTCGACACCGACGGCTGCATGTCCACCAACGACACCGTGCTGCTGCTGGCCAGCGGCGCCGCCGGCGTCAAACCGGACCTCGCCGAGTTCGAGCAGAAGGTCCACGAGGTCTGCGCCGACCTGGCCCGCCAGCTCCTCGTGGACGCCGAGGGCGCCTCCAAGGCCATCGCCATCGAGGTCGTCGGCGCCGCCTCCGAGGCCGACGCCGTCACGGTCGGCCGCGCGGTCGCCCGCTCCAACCTGCTCAAGTGCGCCGTCCACGGCGAGGACCCCAACTGGGGCCGCGTCCTCGCCGCCGTCGGCACCACCGACGCCGTCTTCGAGCCCGACCGGCTCAACGTCGCCATCAACGGCATCTGGATCTGCCGCGGCGGCGCGGTCGGCGACGACCGCTCCAAGGTGGACATGCGCCCGAGGGACGTCACGATCACCGTCGATCTGTCGGCGGGACCGCACACCGCGACCGTCCACACGACCGACCTGACCGCGGACTACGTCCACGAGAACTCGGCGTACAGCTCATGA
- a CDS encoding alkaline phosphatase PhoX, whose amino-acid sequence MSAPVSRRSFLRHSAAGGLGIALAGSVEAIAETGTARAATRALTGYGPLVPDPAGLLSLPSGFSYRIVAEAGVTLLESGQPTPSDPDGMAWYAGRNGAGSLVCNHEIVFDEPYAVPTLPGLTYDPGARGGTTTIDLTAGGARVREYVSLAGTLNNCAGGRTPWNSWLSCEEAEYLAQGPLQKDHGYVFEVHAFDREANLDPVPLKFLGRYAHEAVAVDPLTYAIYLTEDAEDPNGLYYRWLPPRGFRGGKGSLRALALASGGDTAGRLQAMSCYDGRRHVGDLSEATRPGTTYQVRWVDVPDRDARTTSIRRQFAAGEVTHAHKLEGAYWGEGGAYLVSSFARAGDGSAREHDGQVWFYDPRTATVTLKTIFGVNPDPASGYGGPDNIALSPHGGVILAEDGEGYNHLVGVTRYGTPYLLARNEANESEFAGPTFSGDGSTLFANIYSPGHVLAITGPWQRT is encoded by the coding sequence ATGTCAGCACCGGTGTCCCGTCGTTCGTTCCTTCGCCACAGCGCCGCAGGGGGTCTGGGGATCGCTCTCGCGGGCAGCGTCGAGGCCATCGCCGAGACCGGCACCGCCAGGGCCGCCACCCGCGCCCTCACCGGGTACGGGCCGCTCGTCCCCGACCCGGCCGGGCTGCTCAGCCTGCCCTCCGGGTTCTCGTACCGGATCGTCGCCGAGGCGGGCGTCACCCTGCTGGAGAGCGGCCAGCCCACCCCGAGCGACCCCGACGGCATGGCCTGGTACGCCGGCCGCAACGGGGCCGGGTCCCTCGTCTGCAACCACGAGATCGTCTTCGACGAGCCGTACGCCGTCCCGACGCTGCCCGGCCTGACCTACGACCCCGGCGCGCGCGGCGGCACCACCACCATCGACCTCACCGCCGGCGGCGCGCGCGTGCGCGAGTACGTCAGCCTCGCCGGCACGCTCAACAACTGCGCCGGCGGCCGCACCCCCTGGAACTCCTGGCTGAGCTGCGAGGAGGCCGAGTACCTGGCGCAGGGGCCGCTGCAGAAGGACCACGGCTACGTCTTCGAGGTGCACGCCTTCGACCGCGAGGCCAACCTGGACCCCGTCCCGCTGAAGTTCCTCGGCCGCTACGCGCACGAGGCCGTCGCCGTGGACCCGCTCACGTACGCGATCTACCTGACCGAGGACGCCGAGGACCCCAACGGCCTGTACTACCGCTGGCTGCCCCCGCGCGGCTTCCGCGGCGGCAAGGGCTCCTTACGCGCGCTGGCCCTCGCCTCCGGCGGCGACACGGCCGGCCGGCTGCAGGCGATGAGCTGCTACGACGGCCGCAGGCACGTCGGCGACCTGTCGGAGGCGACCCGGCCGGGCACCACCTACCAGGTGCGCTGGGTGGACGTGCCCGACCGCGACGCCCGCACCACCTCGATCCGCCGCCAGTTCGCCGCCGGCGAGGTCACTCACGCCCACAAGCTGGAGGGCGCCTACTGGGGCGAGGGCGGCGCGTACCTGGTCTCCAGCTTCGCCCGGGCCGGCGACGGCAGCGCCCGCGAGCACGACGGCCAGGTGTGGTTCTACGACCCCCGTACGGCCACGGTCACGCTCAAGACCATCTTCGGCGTCAACCCCGACCCCGCGAGCGGCTACGGCGGGCCGGACAACATCGCGTTGTCGCCGCACGGCGGGGTGATCCTGGCCGAGGACGGCGAGGGCTACAACCACCTGGTGGGGGTGACGCGGTACGGCACGCCGTACCTGCTGGCCCGCAACGAGGCCAACGAGAGCGAGTTCGCCGGCCCCACCTTCAGCGGCGACGGCTCGACCCTGTTCGCCAACATCTACTCGCCGGGCCACGTCCTCGCCATCACCGGCCCCTGGCAGCGCACCTGA
- a CDS encoding arginine repressor: MTKAARQARITDLLRRQVVRSQPELAKLLADSGVEVTQATLSRDLDELGALKLRAEDGSLVYALPGEGGGRIPVARVGAGEPPSARLQRVAEELLVSAEASANLVVVKTPPGAAQFMSSAIDHADWESILGTVAGDDTILVITRDPQGGQAVAEALLKVADRRG, from the coding sequence ATGACCAAGGCGGCCCGGCAGGCGCGGATCACCGACCTGCTGCGGCGGCAGGTGGTGCGCTCCCAGCCGGAACTCGCCAAGCTGCTCGCCGACAGCGGCGTCGAGGTCACCCAGGCCACGCTCTCCCGCGACCTGGACGAGCTCGGCGCGCTCAAGCTGCGCGCCGAGGACGGCTCGCTGGTCTACGCCCTGCCCGGCGAGGGCGGCGGCCGCATCCCGGTCGCCAGGGTCGGCGCCGGCGAGCCCCCCTCCGCCCGCCTCCAGCGCGTCGCGGAGGAGCTGCTGGTCAGCGCCGAGGCCTCGGCCAACCTGGTCGTCGTGAAGACCCCTCCCGGCGCGGCGCAGTTCATGTCCTCCGCCATCGACCACGCCGACTGGGAGTCCATCCTCGGCACCGTCGCGGGCGACGACACGATCCTCGTCATCACCCGGGACCCGCAGGGCGGGCAGGCGGTCGCCGAGGCGCTGCTGAAGGTCGCCGACCGGCGCGGCTGA
- the argB gene encoding acetylglutamate kinase — MRRSAAETKAGTLIEALPWLTRFHGATVVVKYGGNAMTDEALKAGFAEDVVFLQHAGLRPVVVHGGGPQISSALDRLGIASTFTAGLRVTTPEAMQVVRMVLVGQVNRDIVGLINRHGPFAVGMSGEDAHLFTAVRKHAVVDGEPVDIGQVGEIIKVDPGAVRALIADGRIPVISSVARGDDGEVYNVNADTAAAALAVALQAQKLIVLTDVEGLYANWPDDTDVIDQLAADELETLMPTLSSGMVPKMEACLTAVQGGVPRAHVLDGRVPHSLLLEIFTNEGIGTMVMP; from the coding sequence ATGAGGCGCAGCGCGGCCGAGACGAAGGCGGGCACGCTGATCGAGGCGCTGCCCTGGCTCACCCGCTTCCACGGCGCGACCGTCGTCGTCAAGTACGGCGGCAACGCCATGACCGACGAGGCGCTGAAGGCCGGCTTCGCCGAGGACGTCGTCTTCCTCCAGCACGCCGGCCTGCGCCCGGTCGTCGTGCACGGCGGCGGCCCGCAGATCAGCAGCGCCCTCGACCGGCTCGGCATCGCCTCCACCTTCACCGCGGGCCTGCGGGTCACCACGCCCGAGGCCATGCAGGTGGTGCGGATGGTCCTGGTCGGCCAGGTCAACCGCGACATCGTCGGCCTGATCAACCGGCACGGCCCGTTCGCGGTCGGCATGTCCGGCGAGGACGCCCACCTGTTCACCGCCGTGCGCAAGCACGCCGTGGTGGACGGCGAGCCCGTCGACATCGGCCAGGTCGGCGAGATCATCAAGGTCGACCCGGGAGCGGTCCGCGCCCTCATCGCCGACGGCCGCATCCCCGTGATCTCCAGCGTCGCCCGCGGCGACGACGGCGAGGTCTACAACGTCAACGCCGACACGGCCGCCGCCGCGCTGGCCGTGGCGCTCCAGGCGCAGAAGCTGATCGTGCTCACCGACGTCGAGGGCCTGTACGCCAACTGGCCCGACGACACCGACGTGATCGACCAGCTCGCGGCCGACGAGCTGGAGACCCTCATGCCCACGCTGTCCAGCGGCATGGTGCCCAAGATGGAGGCGTGCCTGACGGCCGTGCAGGGCGGGGTGCCGCGCGCCCACGTCCTCGACGGCCGGGTGCCGCACTCCCTGCTGCTGGAGATCTTCACCAATGAAGGAATCGGAACGATGGTGATGCCCTGA